The Streptomyces sp. SS1-1 genome has a segment encoding these proteins:
- a CDS encoding LLM class flavin-dependent oxidoreductase, producing MSANPTPLHLAVALDGTGWHPASWREPVSRPRDLFTAAYWTDLITEAERGLLDLVTLEDGLGPQSSHFLDPDGRTDQVRGRLDAVLIASRVAPLTHHIGLVPTVVATHTEPFHISKAIATLDYVSSGRAGLRVQISARPNEAARFGRRTIERIDRYDTPSVHELFDEAADYVEVVRRLWDSWEDDAEIRDTATGRFIDRDKLHHIHFEGRHFSVKGPSITPRPPQGQPIVSALAHDTVPYRLVARSADIGYVTPHDADEARAVAAVIRAEQRAAGRADEPLHVFGDLVVFLDDDPGAARARRERLDALAGEAYTSDALIFAGSPAELADLLQEFQTAGLTGFRLRPAVAGHDLPAITRGLVPELQRRGVFRRAYEAGTLRGLLGLARPANRYAAA from the coding sequence GTGTCCGCGAACCCCACACCCCTGCATCTCGCCGTCGCCCTGGACGGCACCGGCTGGCACCCCGCCTCCTGGCGGGAGCCGGTGTCCCGGCCCCGGGACCTGTTCACCGCCGCCTACTGGACCGACCTGATCACCGAGGCCGAGCGGGGCCTGCTCGACCTCGTCACCCTCGAGGACGGCCTCGGCCCGCAGTCCTCGCACTTCCTCGACCCCGACGGGCGCACCGACCAGGTCCGCGGCCGGCTCGACGCCGTCCTCATCGCGTCCCGCGTCGCCCCCCTGACCCACCACATAGGACTGGTGCCGACCGTGGTGGCCACGCACACGGAGCCGTTCCACATATCCAAGGCCATCGCCACCCTCGACTATGTGAGCTCCGGCCGGGCGGGCCTGCGCGTCCAGATCTCCGCGCGCCCCAACGAGGCCGCCCGCTTCGGCCGTCGCACGATCGAACGCATCGACCGGTACGACACCCCCTCCGTCCACGAGCTCTTCGACGAGGCCGCAGACTATGTCGAGGTCGTCCGCCGGCTGTGGGACAGCTGGGAGGACGACGCCGAGATCCGCGACACCGCCACCGGGCGCTTCATCGACCGGGACAAGCTCCACCACATCCACTTCGAAGGCCGCCACTTCAGCGTCAAGGGTCCCTCCATCACGCCCCGGCCGCCCCAGGGCCAGCCGATCGTCAGCGCCCTCGCCCACGACACCGTGCCCTACCGGCTCGTCGCCCGCTCCGCCGACATCGGCTACGTCACCCCGCACGACGCCGACGAGGCACGGGCCGTGGCCGCCGTGATCCGCGCCGAGCAGCGGGCGGCGGGCCGCGCCGACGAGCCCCTGCACGTCTTCGGTGACCTCGTCGTGTTCCTCGACGACGATCCGGGCGCCGCGCGGGCCCGCCGGGAACGGCTCGACGCGCTCGCCGGGGAGGCGTACACCAGCGACGCCCTGATCTTCGCCGGAAGCCCCGCTGAACTCGCCGACCTCCTGCAGGAGTTTCAGACCGCCGGCCTCACCGGCTTCCGGCTGCGCCCCGCCGTCGCCGGCCACGACCTGCCGGCGATCACCCGCGGCCTCGTACCCGAACTCCAGCGCCGGGGTGTCTTCCGCCGCGCCTACGAGGCCGGCACCCTGCGCGGCCTGCTCGGCCTCGCCCGGCCCGCCAACCGCTACGCCGCCGCCTGA
- a CDS encoding amino acid ABC transporter ATP-binding protein, with amino-acid sequence MSTAVDNHPPATVQVHDVHKWYGTHRVLNGVDLTVRPGEVTVILGPSGSGKSTLLRVVNHLEKPEIGYVSLNGEPIGVRRHGGRLKELGERAILAQRGRIGFVFQNFNLFPHLTVLDNVAAAPVAARRLAKPAALELARDLLARVGLADKAGAYPRQLSGGQQQRVAIARALALRPGVILFDEPTSALDPELVGEVLAVIKDLATSGTTLVIVTHEIGFAREIADRVVFMDGGRIVEQGPPSEVLDAPRHERTRDFLSKVL; translated from the coding sequence ATGAGCACCGCCGTCGACAACCACCCGCCCGCCACCGTCCAGGTGCACGACGTGCACAAGTGGTACGGCACCCACCGGGTGCTCAACGGGGTCGACCTGACCGTGCGGCCCGGCGAGGTCACCGTGATCCTCGGCCCGTCCGGCTCCGGCAAGTCCACGCTGCTCCGGGTCGTCAACCACCTGGAGAAACCCGAGATCGGGTACGTCAGCCTCAACGGCGAACCGATCGGCGTACGCCGGCACGGTGGGCGCCTCAAGGAACTCGGCGAGCGGGCCATCCTCGCCCAGCGCGGCAGGATCGGCTTCGTCTTCCAGAACTTCAACCTGTTCCCGCACCTGACGGTCCTCGACAACGTCGCCGCCGCCCCCGTGGCCGCCCGCCGGCTCGCCAAGCCCGCCGCTCTCGAACTCGCCCGCGACCTGCTCGCCCGCGTCGGTCTCGCCGACAAGGCCGGCGCCTACCCACGCCAGTTGTCCGGCGGGCAGCAGCAGCGCGTGGCCATCGCCCGCGCCCTCGCGCTGCGCCCCGGCGTCATCCTCTTCGACGAGCCGACCTCCGCCCTCGACCCGGAACTCGTCGGCGAGGTCCTCGCCGTCATCAAGGACCTGGCGACCAGCGGCACCACCCTCGTCATCGTCACCCACGAGATCGGCTTCGCCCGCGAGATCGCCGACCGCGTCGTCTTCATGGACGGCGGCCGGATCGTCGAACAGGGCCCGCCCTCCGAGGTCCTCGACGCCCCCCGGCACGAACGGACCAGGGACTTCCTCAGCAAGGTCCTGTGA
- a CDS encoding LLM class flavin-dependent oxidoreductase → MPPLTFHWFLPTNGDSRHVVGGGHGSPATASGRDRPPSVAYLSRIAGAAEDLGFTGALTPTGAWCEDAWLTTAMVSRHTERLKFLVAFRPGAVSPTLAAQMASTFQRHTGGRLLLNVVTGGESQEQRAYGDFLDKDDRYRRTGEFLQIVRELWEGRSVDLVGEHLQVEDARLARVPDPVPEVYFGGSSPLAGEVAARHADVYLTWGEPPAAVAEKIAWVRGLARAQGREPRFGIRLHVITRDTAEQAWAEARRLLDGFDTETVRAVQAGLARSESEGQRRMLALHGGRADGLEIHPNLWAGIGLVRGGAGTALVGSHDEVVERIEEYHRLGIDEFVLSGYPHLEEAYWFGENVLPRLAARGLWTHPFHGTPAAAPAAQVPFAGR, encoded by the coding sequence GTGCCGCCCCTGACCTTCCACTGGTTCCTGCCCACCAACGGCGACAGCCGCCATGTCGTCGGCGGCGGCCACGGCAGCCCCGCCACGGCCTCGGGCCGCGACCGGCCGCCGTCCGTCGCCTATCTCAGCCGGATCGCGGGCGCCGCCGAGGACCTGGGCTTCACCGGCGCCCTCACCCCCACGGGGGCCTGGTGCGAGGACGCCTGGCTGACCACCGCCATGGTCAGCCGGCACACCGAACGCCTGAAGTTCCTGGTCGCGTTCCGGCCCGGTGCCGTCTCCCCGACACTCGCCGCGCAGATGGCGTCCACCTTCCAGCGGCACACCGGCGGCCGGCTCCTGCTCAACGTGGTCACCGGCGGCGAGAGCCAGGAGCAGCGCGCCTACGGTGACTTCCTCGACAAGGACGACCGCTACCGCCGTACCGGCGAATTCCTGCAGATCGTCCGGGAGTTGTGGGAGGGCAGGAGCGTCGACCTGGTCGGCGAGCACCTCCAGGTCGAGGACGCGAGGCTGGCGCGGGTACCGGACCCGGTGCCCGAGGTGTACTTCGGCGGTTCCTCGCCCCTCGCCGGGGAGGTCGCCGCCCGGCACGCGGACGTCTACCTCACCTGGGGTGAACCGCCCGCCGCCGTCGCGGAGAAGATCGCCTGGGTGCGGGGACTGGCCCGCGCGCAGGGCCGTGAGCCGCGCTTCGGCATCCGGCTGCACGTCATCACCCGGGACACCGCCGAACAGGCGTGGGCCGAGGCACGGCGGCTGCTCGACGGCTTCGACACGGAGACCGTCCGGGCCGTGCAGGCGGGGCTGGCCCGCAGCGAGTCCGAGGGGCAGCGGCGGATGCTCGCCCTGCACGGCGGCCGTGCGGACGGCCTGGAGATCCACCCCAACCTGTGGGCGGGCATCGGGCTGGTGCGGGGCGGCGCCGGCACCGCGCTGGTCGGCAGTCACGACGAGGTCGTCGAGCGGATCGAGGAGTACCACCGGCTCGGCATCGACGAGTTCGTGCTCTCCGGCTACCCGCACCTGGAGGAGGCGTACTGGTTCGGGGAGAACGTGCTGCCGCGGCTGGCGGCGCGCGGGCTGTGGACGCACCCGTTCCACGGCACCCCGGCCGCCGCGCCGGCCGCCCAAGTCCCCTTCGCCGGGCGGTGA
- the ssuE gene encoding NADPH-dependent FMN reductase — protein sequence MATVLSVSGSPSATSRTARLLRLLDDRLRAQGHEVIPLDVRTLPAEALLHADFAHPAIVEATALFERADGVVIGTPVYKAAYSGLLKALLDLLPQYALAGKTVLPLATGGTTAHVLAIDYALRPVLNSMGPAHITPGWFTLDKDITAADDGTLTVAPASAEALAQVTDQFSLALGGRPVVLAATG from the coding sequence ATGGCCACCGTCCTGTCCGTCTCCGGCAGTCCCTCCGCCACCTCCCGCACCGCCCGGCTGCTGCGCCTGCTCGACGACCGGCTGCGGGCCCAGGGGCACGAGGTGATCCCGCTCGACGTGCGCACCCTGCCCGCCGAGGCGCTGCTGCACGCCGACTTCGCGCACCCGGCGATCGTCGAGGCCACCGCCCTGTTCGAGCGGGCCGACGGCGTCGTCATCGGCACCCCCGTCTACAAGGCCGCCTACTCCGGTCTGCTGAAGGCCCTGCTGGACCTGCTCCCGCAGTACGCCCTCGCGGGCAAGACCGTCCTCCCGCTCGCCACCGGTGGCACCACCGCACATGTGCTGGCGATCGACTACGCCCTGCGCCCCGTCCTCAACTCCATGGGTCCCGCCCACATCACCCCCGGCTGGTTCACCCTCGACAAGGACATCACCGCGGCCGACGACGGCACGCTCACCGTCGCCCCGGCCTCCGCCGAGGCCCTGGCCCAGGTCACCGACCAGTTCTCGCTCGCACTCGGCGGACGCCCCGTGGTGCTGGCGGCCACCGGCTGA
- a CDS encoding RrF2 family transcriptional regulator: protein MRISARADYAVRAALELAAAGDDTSLKAEAIADAQGIPHKFLEGILGDMRRGGLVVSQRGGKGGYRLARPADAIAIAEVIRVADGPLVSVRGVRPPDLSYIGPAESLLPLWIAVRANVRKILGEVTLADVAAAKLPDDVLHLADDPEAWTNP, encoded by the coding sequence ATGCGGATCTCGGCCAGGGCGGACTATGCGGTGCGGGCGGCGCTGGAGCTGGCCGCGGCCGGCGACGACACCTCCCTGAAGGCCGAGGCGATCGCCGACGCCCAGGGCATCCCGCACAAGTTCCTCGAGGGCATCCTCGGCGACATGCGCCGCGGCGGCCTCGTCGTCAGCCAGCGCGGCGGCAAGGGCGGCTACCGGCTCGCCCGCCCGGCGGACGCCATCGCCATCGCCGAGGTCATCCGGGTGGCGGACGGCCCCCTGGTCTCCGTGCGCGGCGTCCGCCCGCCCGACCTCTCCTACATCGGCCCCGCCGAATCGCTCCTGCCGCTGTGGATCGCCGTCCGCGCCAACGTCCGCAAGATCCTCGGCGAGGTCACCCTGGCCGACGTGGCCGCGGCGAAGCTCCCCGACGACGTCCTGCACCTCGCGGACGACCCGGAGGCGTGGACCAACCCGTAG
- a CDS encoding putative leader peptide, which translates to MGRAGTVTGRVTRTPLLTSRRHIDLQRVCSAI; encoded by the coding sequence ATGGGGCGCGCAGGGACGGTCACCGGACGAGTGACCCGTACGCCCCTCCTCACCTCCCGCCGCCACATCGACCTGCAGCGCGTCTGCAGCGCGATCTGA
- a CDS encoding glutathione S-transferase C-terminal domain-containing protein, with protein sequence MTVAPSAAHPSTRTTPAFRGRIGSDARSGHYAVPRRYRLHLSTACPDGLRIAVAHSLLQLGGVCPATFLPAVPDCPDSGHTALRPLYEASAHRYPGPALGPVLSDDWSGRIVSTHAPDIMRDLDRHFGGCHASLYPCGAESEIEAVERMCAEDIEDAAQNAGTAGAGRAEREAALETLLRSLGALDRWLTGRDYMIRDQITAADVELWVTLVQLDTVHRHHLDAAAVERIAAHTALWQYARRLAAHPAFGAHLDLDAISHRHHARCRGLEAAGAAVQILDWAAHTARTAPEPSRSVDHR encoded by the coding sequence ATGACCGTCGCACCGTCGGCCGCACACCCGTCCACCCGGACCACCCCCGCCTTCCGCGGCCGTATCGGCAGCGACGCGCGCAGCGGCCACTACGCCGTGCCGCGCCGCTACCGCCTCCACCTCTCCACCGCCTGCCCCGACGGCCTGCGCATCGCCGTCGCCCACAGCCTGCTCCAGCTCGGCGGCGTCTGCCCGGCCACCTTCCTGCCCGCCGTCCCCGACTGCCCCGACAGCGGACACACCGCGCTGCGCCCCCTGTACGAGGCCAGCGCCCACCGCTACCCCGGCCCGGCCCTCGGCCCGGTCCTCAGCGACGACTGGTCCGGGCGCATCGTCAGCACGCACGCCCCCGACATCATGCGCGACCTCGACCGGCACTTCGGCGGCTGTCACGCGTCCCTCTACCCCTGTGGCGCCGAGTCCGAGATCGAGGCCGTCGAGCGGATGTGCGCCGAGGACATCGAGGACGCCGCGCAGAACGCGGGCACCGCCGGCGCCGGACGGGCGGAGCGCGAGGCGGCCCTGGAGACCCTGCTGCGCTCCCTCGGCGCGCTCGACCGCTGGCTGACCGGCCGGGACTACATGATCCGCGATCAGATCACCGCCGCCGACGTCGAGTTGTGGGTCACCCTCGTCCAACTCGACACCGTGCACCGGCACCACCTGGACGCCGCCGCCGTCGAGCGGATCGCCGCCCACACCGCCCTGTGGCAGTACGCCCGCCGGCTCGCCGCCCACCCGGCGTTCGGCGCACACCTCGACCTGGACGCCATCTCCCACCGCCACCACGCCCGTTGCCGGGGCCTGGAGGCCGCCGGCGCCGCCGTGCAGATCCTGGACTGGGCGGCGCACACCGCCCGGACCGCCCCGGAGCCGTCCCGCTCCGTGGACCACCGTTGA
- a CDS encoding ABC transporter substrate-binding protein: MPTHITRRALLRGITAATAAATLATGLTACGGESDAATSTQDSAGTVTVGRLSNGAAKETTLKVSEVKSISAKLPAGLKKSGRLVVGSGTLPSGAPPLGFVGSDQKTLTGSEIDLARLVAAVLGLKPEVKRFTWENLFVGIDSGKVDVGFSNITDTEERKRKYEFASYRKDDLAFEAPKDSGFRFDGDYRTLAGTTVSVGAGTNQERILLEWKSRLEKEGKELTVKYFQDNNSTYLALNSGKIDAYFGPSPNLAYHVTQTSGTPQATRIAGRFSGAGATLQGLIAATAKKDSGLAEPLAEAINHLIDNGQYAKWLAAWNLSGEAVKKAEVNPPGLPLDNS, translated from the coding sequence ATGCCCACCCACATCACCCGACGTGCCCTGCTCCGCGGCATCACCGCCGCGACCGCCGCCGCCACCCTCGCCACCGGGCTCACCGCCTGCGGCGGTGAGAGCGACGCCGCCACCTCGACGCAGGACAGCGCCGGCACGGTCACCGTCGGCCGGCTCTCCAACGGCGCCGCCAAGGAGACCACCCTGAAGGTGTCCGAGGTGAAGTCCATCAGCGCCAAGCTGCCCGCCGGCCTGAAGAAGAGCGGACGGCTCGTCGTCGGCTCCGGCACGCTGCCCTCCGGGGCGCCGCCCCTGGGCTTCGTGGGCAGCGACCAGAAGACCCTCACCGGCTCCGAGATCGACCTCGCGCGCCTGGTCGCCGCCGTCCTCGGGCTGAAACCCGAGGTCAAGCGGTTCACCTGGGAGAACCTCTTCGTCGGCATCGACAGCGGCAAGGTGGACGTCGGCTTCTCGAACATCACCGACACCGAGGAGCGCAAGCGCAAGTACGAGTTCGCCTCCTACCGCAAGGACGACCTGGCGTTCGAGGCGCCGAAGGACTCCGGGTTCCGCTTCGACGGCGACTACCGGACCCTCGCCGGCACCACCGTCTCCGTCGGCGCCGGCACCAACCAGGAACGCATCCTGCTCGAGTGGAAGAGCCGCCTGGAGAAGGAGGGCAAGGAACTGACCGTCAAGTACTTCCAGGACAACAACAGCACCTATCTGGCCCTGAACAGCGGCAAGATCGACGCCTACTTCGGGCCCAGCCCCAACCTGGCGTACCACGTCACGCAGACCAGCGGCACACCGCAGGCGACCAGGATCGCCGGGCGGTTCTCCGGCGCCGGGGCGACCTTGCAGGGACTGATCGCCGCGACCGCGAAGAAGGACAGCGGACTCGCCGAGCCCCTCGCCGAAGCGATCAACCACCTCATCGACAACGGCCAGTACGCGAAGTGGCTCGCCGCGTGGAACCTCTCCGGCGAGGCCGTGAAGAAGGCGGAGGTGAACCCGCCGGGCCTGCCGCTCGACAACTCCTGA
- a CDS encoding acyl-CoA dehydrogenase family protein, whose product MTIAPPDPAAVSGHAGRDASAPAPAPAPAGWRHIARDLADDLATDVAEREQAGKAPHDEVARLRESGLLTLLVPAALGGGGADWRTAYAVVRTVSAADGAIGRLLGNHYFLSSTARFFGGPERAARIERAFADGQWCWGGGIASQEPPLMLTPATHGHLLDGHQRYDTGVGVADRLVVRAAVPGTGEPVAVLVDPAHPGVLGAGAGDTFGQRLAAGGGVGFDAVPVGADDILGSLSPDDGALSPFAGLSVPAARLVSAQFCLGVAEGLLGEVREHGRVVRTPWQPFSAQPWPGGPPQDPYALAAYGELTVAARAASALADQAVDALVGGLDRGEDLDDEECAEIAVLAGAAEAAASRAAQDITSRALETIGAPAAFTRHGLDRFWRDTRTHTLREPVAHRLREIGDYFLNGAHPPFHLPA is encoded by the coding sequence ATGACGATCGCCCCACCGGACCCGGCCGCCGTGTCCGGCCACGCCGGGCGGGACGCCTCCGCGCCGGCCCCGGCTCCGGCCCCCGCCGGCTGGCGGCACATCGCTCGCGACCTCGCCGACGACCTCGCCACCGACGTGGCCGAGCGCGAGCAGGCGGGCAAGGCGCCGCACGACGAGGTGGCCCGGCTGCGCGAGTCGGGGCTGCTGACCCTGCTCGTCCCGGCCGCGCTCGGGGGCGGGGGAGCGGACTGGCGCACGGCGTACGCCGTCGTACGGACCGTCTCCGCCGCCGACGGGGCCATCGGCCGGCTCCTCGGCAACCACTACTTCCTGTCCTCCACCGCCCGCTTCTTCGGCGGACCCGAGCGGGCCGCCCGGATCGAGCGGGCCTTCGCGGACGGGCAGTGGTGCTGGGGCGGCGGCATCGCCTCCCAGGAACCCCCGCTGATGCTCACCCCGGCCACGCACGGGCATCTGCTGGACGGCCACCAGCGCTACGACACCGGAGTCGGCGTCGCCGACCGGCTGGTCGTCCGCGCCGCCGTGCCCGGCACCGGTGAACCGGTCGCCGTCCTGGTCGACCCCGCCCACCCCGGCGTGCTCGGCGCGGGCGCCGGGGACACCTTCGGGCAGCGGCTCGCCGCGGGCGGCGGCGTCGGCTTCGACGCGGTCCCCGTCGGGGCGGACGACATCCTCGGGTCGCTCTCCCCGGACGACGGGGCGCTGTCGCCGTTCGCCGGCCTGTCCGTGCCGGCCGCCCGCCTGGTCTCCGCCCAGTTCTGTCTCGGCGTCGCCGAAGGGCTGCTCGGCGAGGTCCGGGAGCACGGACGGGTCGTCCGGACGCCCTGGCAGCCCTTCTCGGCCCAGCCATGGCCGGGCGGCCCGCCCCAGGACCCGTACGCGCTCGCCGCCTACGGCGAGCTCACGGTCGCCGCGCGGGCCGCGTCCGCCCTCGCCGACCAGGCGGTGGACGCCCTGGTCGGCGGCCTCGACCGGGGCGAGGACCTCGACGACGAGGAGTGCGCGGAGATCGCCGTCCTCGCCGGCGCCGCCGAGGCCGCGGCCTCCCGGGCCGCGCAGGACATCACCAGTCGCGCCCTGGAGACGATCGGCGCCCCCGCCGCGTTCACCCGGCACGGCCTCGACCGGTTCTGGCGGGACACCCGCACCCACACCCTGCGCGAGCCGGTCGCCCACCGGCTGCGCGAGATCGGGGACTACTTCCTCAACGGCGCCCACCCGCCGTTCCACCTGCCGGCCTGA
- a CDS encoding class I SAM-dependent DNA methyltransferase, producing MIDDDGYFGEPIAARYDTTSADMFRPEAVDPAVGLLAELAGDGAALELGVGTGRIALPLSARGVPVHGVDMSRAMVARLRAKPGGDAVGVTIGDFATTRVPGDFAVAYLVYNTINNLTTQDAQVDCFVNVAAHLRPGGCFVVEVGVPELRLLPPGQNAVPFRISDSGWAFDVLDPATQAMSSNYVTIVDGRAEHRSIPFRYVWPAELDLMARIAGLRLRDRWEDWNRTPFTGESRTHVSVWEKPAA from the coding sequence GTGATCGATGACGACGGATACTTCGGAGAGCCCATCGCGGCCCGCTACGACACCACGTCGGCGGACATGTTCCGTCCGGAGGCGGTGGACCCGGCGGTCGGCCTGCTGGCGGAGCTGGCCGGCGACGGCGCGGCGCTGGAACTCGGCGTCGGCACCGGCCGGATCGCCCTGCCTCTCTCGGCGCGGGGCGTGCCCGTGCACGGCGTCGACATGTCCCGGGCGATGGTGGCGCGGCTGCGGGCCAAGCCCGGCGGCGACGCGGTGGGGGTGACGATCGGGGACTTCGCGACGACCCGGGTGCCGGGCGATTTCGCCGTCGCCTACCTCGTGTACAACACCATCAACAATCTGACGACGCAGGACGCGCAGGTCGACTGCTTCGTGAACGTGGCCGCGCATCTGCGTCCGGGCGGCTGCTTCGTCGTCGAGGTGGGCGTGCCCGAGCTGCGGCTGCTGCCGCCGGGACAGAACGCGGTGCCGTTCCGCATCAGCGACTCCGGCTGGGCGTTCGACGTCCTCGACCCCGCCACGCAGGCCATGAGCTCGAACTACGTGACGATCGTCGACGGCCGGGCGGAGCACCGCTCCATCCCCTTCCGGTACGTCTGGCCGGCGGAGCTGGACCTGATGGCACGGATCGCCGGGCTCCGGCTGCGGGACCGGTGGGAGGACTGGAACCGGACGCCGTTCACAGGCGAGAGCCGCACCCACGTGTCGGTCTGGGAGAAGCCGGCCGCGTGA
- a CDS encoding amino acid ABC transporter permease: MSEPPGAAVSLAEAPPPAATPSGPLTAQRVLPLRRPGRWIATAAVLVLTTQFVHGLVTNPFYQWDRFGYWFLRPTIVDGLLVTLEVTAYSAVLGLLGGVLLALARLSRSPVLRAVSWVYVWAFRSIPLIVVLLFLYNFSALYRTLSLGVPFGPAFLTFDESELATDLVIAVVGISLHESAYAAEVVRGGILSVDQGQHEAAAALGLPKGYQFRRIVFPQALRSIVPNYVNQLIGLIKGTSLVFYVSLLDLFGAAQSMGSTYPGDIVPLLMVATVWYLVLTSVVSVVQFYVERYYARGATRSLPPTPLQRLRASVTELRARARREAAV, translated from the coding sequence ATGAGTGAACCCCCAGGCGCCGCCGTCTCCCTGGCCGAGGCGCCGCCGCCCGCCGCCACCCCGTCCGGACCGCTCACCGCCCAGCGCGTGCTGCCGCTCAGGCGCCCCGGCCGCTGGATCGCCACCGCCGCCGTGCTGGTCCTCACCACCCAGTTCGTCCACGGCCTGGTCACCAACCCCTTCTACCAGTGGGACCGCTTCGGCTACTGGTTCCTGCGGCCCACCATCGTCGACGGCCTCCTCGTCACCCTCGAAGTCACCGCCTACAGCGCCGTCCTGGGCCTGCTCGGCGGCGTCCTGCTCGCCCTCGCCCGGCTCTCCCGCAGCCCCGTCCTGCGCGCCGTCAGCTGGGTGTACGTGTGGGCGTTCCGCTCCATCCCGCTCATCGTCGTCCTGCTGTTCCTGTACAACTTCAGCGCCCTCTACAGGACGCTCAGCCTCGGCGTCCCCTTCGGGCCCGCCTTCCTCACCTTCGACGAGTCCGAGCTCGCCACCGACCTCGTCATCGCCGTCGTCGGCATCAGCCTCCACGAGTCGGCGTACGCCGCCGAAGTCGTCCGGGGCGGCATCCTCTCCGTCGACCAGGGCCAGCACGAGGCCGCCGCCGCGCTCGGACTGCCCAAGGGCTACCAGTTCCGCCGGATCGTGTTCCCGCAGGCCCTGCGGTCCATCGTGCCGAACTACGTCAACCAGCTCATCGGCCTGATCAAGGGCACCTCGCTGGTGTTCTACGTGTCCCTGCTCGACCTGTTCGGCGCCGCGCAGTCCATGGGCTCCACCTACCCCGGCGACATCGTGCCGCTGCTCATGGTCGCCACCGTCTGGTACCTCGTCCTGACCAGCGTCGTCTCCGTCGTCCAGTTCTACGTCGAGCGGTACTACGCCCGGGGCGCCACCCGCTCCCTGCCGCCGACCCCGCTCCAGAGACTGCGGGCCTCCGTCACCGAGCTGAGGGCCCGCGCACGCCGGGAGGCCGCCGTATGA